Proteins encoded in a region of the Uloborus diversus isolate 005 chromosome 1, Udiv.v.3.1, whole genome shotgun sequence genome:
- the LOC129221392 gene encoding uncharacterized protein CG3556-like, producing the protein MIAMLTKCLLFASLLCLTRCIDWDIGSYFKNKKVNEAYEPRHFTNSSTEQCSNGPEGGIEWLISVREPQQGWGEDTARAVITLAVTNWTVSAQQEADDIKLQLTSEITKALLWNNTKPIQSIDLALFIQALVAIGKNPRDFHGFDLVADLLHRVNAPDPHPMLVLALCDANSVDLSHLAAIRKHLERRIFERTDADLKAMALKAFACAASLMDPYLVKFKVDMVNAANSLILKQREDKSFGNLYSTALIVQALIASNFTYNWDLDGALEYIYSRSLSEQSVMGVYYCELALEAFKYPFVKDIYPGRSKEYTAQPKFGYGSRLHYTVRNNLHPHAHFTIAIHVPKDSDFFNVMKLSAIEDSNFMFSHYLDSNGHPVIYAVNGVPNNAEENYYWRLCLQQRVHEEPGGYIMHTVHHSPILESANESHHFIMWYRDTICEKDR; encoded by the exons ATGATTGCTATGTtaacaaaatgtttactttttgccAGCTTGCTTTGTTTGACAAGATGTATCGACTGGG ACATCGGTTCatatttcaagaacaaaaaagtaaatGAAGCTTATGAACCTCGACACTTCACTAATTCTTCTACCGAACAATGCTCAAATGGACCCGAAGGGGGCATCGAATGGCTTATTTCAGTAAGAGAACCCCAGCAGGGATGGGGTGAGGACACTGCACGAGCCGTTATAACATTAGCCGTAACAAACTGGACCGTGAGTGCGCAACAAGAAGCTGATGATATAAAACTTCAACTAACCTCGGAGATTACCAAAGCTTTACTGTG gaacAACACTAAACCCATCCAATCTATAGACTTGGCCTTATTCATCCAGGCTTTAGTGGCCATCGGGAAAAATCCTCGTGATTTCCACGGATTTGATCTCGTAGCTGACCTTCTCCACAGGGTCAACGCACCAGACCCACATCCCATGTTGGTGTTGGCTCTATGTGATGCGAACTCTGTAGACCTCAGCCACCTTGCGGCCATTCGGAAGCATTTGGAAAGGAGGATCTTTGAAAGGACCGATGCAG ACCTGAAGGCCATGGCATTGAAGGCTTTTGCTTGTGCGGCGAGTCTGATGGATCCCTACCTCGTCAAGTTCAAAGTCGATATGGTGAATGCCGCCAATTCCCTTATTCTTAAACAGAGAGAAGATAAGAGTTTTGGTAATCTTTACAGCACAGCTCTGATTGTTCAA GCCCTCATTGCTTCTAACTTTACCTACAACTGGGATTTGGACGGAGCTTTAGAATACATATACAGTCGTTCTCTTTCGGAGCAAAGTGTTATGGGTGTTTACTACTGTGAGCTAGCACTTGAAGCTTTTAAATACCCATTTGTGAAAGATATTTATCCAGGAAGAtctaaag AATATACAGCTCAACCTAAATTTGGGTATGGATCTCGACTGCATTACACAGTACGAAACAACCTACATCCACACGCGCATTTTACAATTGCCATCCATGTACCAAAAGATTCTGACTTTTTCAACGTGATGAAGCTCAGTGCGATCGAAGATTCCAATTTTAT GTTTTCTCACTACTTGGATTCAAACGGTCATCCAGTCATCTATGCAGTAAATGGAGTTCCTAACAATGCCGAAGAGAATTATTATTGGCGGTTGTGTCTTCAGCAAAGAGTGCATGAAGAACCTGGTGGATACATTATGCACACCGTTCACCATT